The following proteins are encoded in a genomic region of Leptospira fainei serovar Hurstbridge str. BUT 6:
- a CDS encoding alpha/beta hydrolase → MNLNTIVRRPTKKSKHRIPLVFVHGAWHGAWCWDEFFLPYFAAKGFEANAFDLRGHGESDGKKGIRFHRIANYVTDLEDVISKLATPPILIGHSMGGLVVQKYLEKHSTPGAVLLASVPPTGVLATTLRIARKHPLVFLKTTLTWSLYNVVSTPDLCQEAFFSSEIKKNALQKYFQNMQEESFLGFLDMMIFELPKPERVMTPILVLGAEKDAIFSPSQVIATGKSYRTQAEIFPNMTHDMMLDVGWEKVANRILAWLNELGV, encoded by the coding sequence ATGAATCTTAACACAATCGTTCGTCGTCCAACTAAAAAGTCTAAGCATAGAATTCCCTTGGTATTTGTACATGGAGCTTGGCACGGCGCCTGGTGTTGGGACGAATTCTTTCTGCCCTATTTTGCCGCAAAAGGTTTCGAAGCGAACGCGTTCGATTTACGAGGTCACGGAGAAAGTGACGGTAAGAAGGGAATTCGCTTTCATCGGATTGCAAACTATGTTACGGATCTTGAGGATGTCATATCCAAACTTGCGACTCCGCCGATTCTGATCGGACATTCGATGGGCGGTCTCGTAGTTCAAAAATACCTGGAGAAGCATTCGACTCCGGGAGCCGTTCTGTTAGCTTCTGTTCCACCCACAGGAGTGTTAGCGACCACTTTGAGGATCGCCCGCAAGCATCCGCTCGTTTTTTTAAAGACGACTCTTACTTGGAGTCTGTATAACGTTGTCTCCACACCTGATCTATGTCAGGAGGCGTTTTTTTCTTCCGAGATAAAGAAGAACGCACTCCAGAAATACTTCCAAAATATGCAGGAAGAATCGTTTCTCGGTTTTTTGGACATGATGATCTTTGAATTACCGAAACCGGAACGCGTTATGACCCCCATACTGGTGTTAGGTGCCGAAAAGGATGCGATCTTTTCCCCTTCGCAAGTCATAGCCACCGGAAAATCTTACCGAACTCAGGCTGAGATTTTTCCGAATATGACCCATGATATGATGCTCGACGTCGGTTGGGAGAAGGTAGCGAACCGTATTCTCGCTTGGTTAAACGAATTAGGCGTTTAA
- a CDS encoding TetR/AcrR family transcriptional regulator: MKRVEQSNKVRAKILEVSRKLFVSEGYEKATIRRIIDEAGITTGSLYHFFKNKEEILFAIASEVFSEASETAERLAGELDAPVVFALEIGLQLYVIHKKKSIAETYLAAYRTHGVLEMIGQRGAARNALLFGKYNPDFDHEEYLIRTHAFRGMFQALLEEALYVGTIDRNRMVNTALRLGLSTFGVPNEDIEIAVTKTFEILKDKAAEIEVLANDLINLFVNGKTPAE, encoded by the coding sequence ATGAAAAGAGTAGAACAATCTAATAAGGTTAGGGCGAAAATCCTAGAGGTTTCTCGCAAACTTTTCGTTTCCGAAGGATACGAAAAGGCGACTATCCGAAGAATCATTGATGAAGCCGGTATCACTACCGGAAGTCTGTATCATTTTTTCAAAAATAAGGAAGAGATACTTTTTGCCATTGCAAGCGAAGTCTTTTCTGAAGCTTCTGAAACTGCGGAACGTTTAGCGGGGGAATTAGATGCGCCGGTCGTGTTTGCTTTAGAAATAGGACTTCAGCTTTACGTAATTCATAAGAAGAAGTCGATTGCCGAAACATATTTAGCCGCTTATCGGACTCATGGCGTATTAGAGATGATCGGTCAAAGAGGCGCCGCTAGGAACGCATTGCTATTCGGAAAATATAATCCCGATTTCGATCATGAAGAATATCTAATTAGAACGCATGCGTTTCGAGGAATGTTTCAAGCGTTGTTGGAAGAAGCATTGTATGTTGGAACGATCGATAGAAATAGAATGGTAAATACCGCGTTACGATTAGGACTTTCCACATTTGGAGTCCCTAATGAAGATATAGAGATCGCCGTGACTAAAACGTTCGAGATTTTAAAGGATAAAGCCGCCGAGATCGAAGTTCTAGCAAACGATCTCATTAACCTATTCGTAAACGGAAAAACTCCTGCGGAATAA
- a CDS encoding 1-acyl-sn-glycerol-3-phosphate acyltransferase: MAEKEQSLGRWQKEFFENIHLFKRSGMSEEEAKKVLQKFLYLSSITPMPPAMEVFKDPNSLEQVGVYTAPEKKAREFMIEFLSPIMKFFTVEGIENLAALKPLIGKYPLTLISNHLSHLDAPAIFHLLYHASPEGRSVAEQLVFIAGRLAYEPDFTRLGLYMFGTLLVCSKRDMADNPSLSDLMTKINMRAFRNSQKLQNEGKIVAIFPEGTRSRDGRLMPFVDTVYHYVANKVVLPISLEKTDKILPTTSLLFNQVAGKLVIGKPVLVGDLSRKQMESFPKNIEHLPFPEHGDKKQFLIDNLALLVGQNLNKHQHGIYRNLYSADSRDQNKLIKIPKEPREKVVVIGNSSMGIAIATIIANKDVLVQVYHPDTAYTSQSNEERRDLKNYSLYKLPPNLTFTSDPEALKDATLFIQGTNPWEIHTVYPELQLYLTKNKAPFFNVVKGFTSSGLILDDLQQALGIEDDRIGVISGASYPDQIMERKISGFEIAAANETLIPRVQKLLTTGYIFPRPAIVPTDYKGVQLGGALKTIYALVMGIVEGYFNQTLGGNVDNSLFHLSNRFFNEMVKVGVQMGGQPETFQGLAGLTDFMLSCFGTDAKDRKTGYDIANGHPSEKMSNGFYGLKVMPNLMKIDPEEVPIMYAAYEVVINKKDARKVAEMMEEKLSRV, encoded by the coding sequence ATGGCCGAAAAAGAACAATCCCTAGGCAGATGGCAGAAAGAATTCTTCGAGAATATTCATCTGTTTAAACGATCAGGAATGAGTGAAGAGGAAGCGAAGAAAGTCCTTCAGAAATTTTTATATCTTTCGTCCATTACTCCGATGCCGCCCGCAATGGAAGTATTTAAGGACCCGAATTCATTAGAGCAGGTTGGGGTTTATACCGCACCTGAAAAAAAAGCCCGAGAATTCATGATCGAATTTCTTTCTCCGATTATGAAATTCTTTACGGTGGAGGGAATCGAAAATCTTGCCGCCTTAAAACCGTTAATCGGCAAATATCCGTTAACTCTCATCTCAAATCATTTAAGTCACCTCGATGCTCCGGCGATCTTTCATTTGTTATACCACGCTTCGCCGGAAGGGAGATCAGTAGCGGAGCAATTGGTATTTATCGCAGGCCGATTAGCGTATGAACCCGATTTTACGCGTCTCGGCTTGTATATGTTCGGCACTCTTCTGGTTTGCTCCAAACGGGACATGGCTGATAATCCTAGTCTTTCCGATCTTATGACTAAGATTAATATGAGAGCCTTCCGCAATTCTCAAAAACTACAGAATGAAGGAAAGATCGTAGCGATCTTTCCGGAAGGAACACGCTCTAGGGATGGTCGTCTCATGCCCTTCGTCGATACGGTTTACCATTATGTAGCTAACAAAGTGGTACTTCCGATTTCTTTGGAGAAGACGGACAAGATATTACCCACGACGAGTTTATTATTCAATCAGGTCGCCGGTAAATTGGTAATAGGGAAGCCGGTCCTTGTAGGAGATCTTTCTAGGAAACAAATGGAATCGTTTCCGAAGAATATAGAACATCTACCCTTTCCGGAGCATGGAGACAAAAAACAATTCTTGATCGACAATTTAGCGCTATTGGTCGGCCAAAATCTGAACAAACACCAGCACGGAATTTATCGCAATCTTTACAGCGCGGATTCCCGCGACCAAAACAAGCTGATCAAAATTCCGAAAGAACCCAGGGAAAAGGTCGTCGTTATCGGAAATAGCAGCATGGGTATCGCAATAGCGACCATTATTGCAAATAAAGACGTCCTAGTGCAGGTTTATCATCCGGATACCGCTTACACTTCACAATCGAATGAGGAACGAAGAGATTTAAAGAATTATTCTTTGTACAAGCTTCCGCCGAATCTAACCTTTACTTCCGATCCGGAAGCTTTAAAGGACGCAACCTTGTTTATCCAGGGAACGAATCCTTGGGAAATTCATACGGTATATCCCGAACTCCAACTATACCTTACTAAGAATAAAGCTCCATTCTTTAACGTAGTGAAGGGATTCACAAGTTCGGGCCTGATTTTGGACGATCTTCAACAGGCTTTGGGAATCGAGGACGATCGAATCGGAGTTATTTCCGGGGCTTCCTATCCGGACCAAATTATGGAGAGAAAGATCTCCGGCTTTGAAATTGCTGCGGCCAATGAAACTCTCATTCCACGCGTTCAGAAACTTTTAACGACGGGTTATATTTTTCCAAGGCCTGCCATCGTTCCGACGGATTACAAAGGAGTTCAATTAGGCGGAGCGCTTAAGACGATCTATGCTCTTGTAATGGGAATCGTTGAGGGTTACTTTAATCAGACGTTAGGGGGAAATGTGGATAATTCGTTATTTCACCTTTCGAACCGCTTTTTCAATGAAATGGTAAAGGTCGGAGTTCAAATGGGAGGACAGCCCGAAACATTCCAAGGATTGGCAGGTCTGACCGATTTTATGCTCTCTTGTTTTGGAACCGATGCTAAGGATAGAAAGACGGGATACGATATTGCGAACGGACATCCTTCTGAAAAGATGTCTAACGGCTTTTACGGATTAAAAGTGATGCCGAATTTGATGAAAATCGATCCCGAAGAAGTACCGATTATGTATGCCGCCTACGAAGTCGTGATCAACAAAAAAGACGCACGAAAAGTTGCGGAAATGATGGAAGAAAAGCTTTCTAGAGTTTAA
- a CDS encoding xylulokinase: MREDSLVHILAYDIGTTGTKTCLFEISDKLKLLHSSSAEYELSVLENGGVEQDANEWWKAMCDTTRRLFSETGFDSEKISGISFCSQMQGLVLVDTQLKPLRPAMSYMDQRAKEEMRLGIKTGIKIEGLNAFKLLRSLQITGAVAGSVKDPLWKYKWVQAKEPELFRKVHKWLDVKEYVIARSTGKAVMTADSAFATFLFDSRPGKGRWHKGLCRMFGVRFEHLPEIVSSTDKVGELLPLAASELGLKQGIPVFGGGGDASLIGIGAGAVEEGDTHIYSGTSGWVSTVTRKRKVDINSRIASIVGARPEHYNYFGEQETSGKCLQWVKDHLALDEIDVYLEKRNVTEGADAVHESLFAFLLESIKETPAGSDGVIFTPWLHGNRCPFEDPLAKGMFFNIGLNTGKRKLIRAVIEGIAFHKRWILELSEKNIPSSKTIRFVGGVARSSIVCQILADITGRIIETTEHPQNAGATGAAAIAALGLGKIASFKDIPNLISVKDRWLPNPANKAVYQKNFEVFRELYRSNQRHFAHLNG, translated from the coding sequence ATGAGGGAAGATTCCTTAGTTCATATCTTGGCTTACGATATCGGTACGACAGGTACGAAAACTTGCCTCTTTGAAATTTCCGACAAGCTCAAACTATTGCATTCTAGTTCGGCAGAATATGAATTATCCGTTCTGGAGAACGGGGGAGTGGAACAGGATGCGAACGAGTGGTGGAAAGCGATGTGTGATACGACCCGTCGCTTGTTTTCCGAGACCGGTTTTGATTCGGAAAAAATATCGGGAATCTCTTTCTGCTCTCAGATGCAGGGATTAGTTTTAGTCGACACGCAACTGAAACCGCTTCGCCCGGCTATGAGTTATATGGACCAGCGCGCTAAGGAAGAAATGCGTCTTGGGATTAAAACCGGAATTAAGATCGAGGGCTTAAATGCGTTCAAACTCCTACGTTCATTGCAGATCACCGGCGCCGTTGCGGGGAGCGTAAAAGATCCACTCTGGAAATACAAATGGGTCCAGGCCAAGGAGCCCGAACTTTTTCGGAAAGTCCATAAATGGTTGGATGTCAAAGAATATGTAATCGCTCGGAGTACCGGGAAAGCTGTGATGACGGCAGATTCTGCCTTTGCTACATTTCTATTCGATTCTCGTCCGGGCAAAGGACGTTGGCATAAAGGTCTTTGTCGTATGTTCGGAGTTAGATTCGAACATTTGCCCGAAATTGTTTCTTCCACAGATAAGGTGGGGGAGTTGCTTCCGTTAGCCGCGTCCGAGCTAGGCTTGAAGCAAGGAATTCCGGTGTTTGGAGGCGGCGGAGACGCGTCGTTGATCGGCATCGGCGCAGGGGCGGTGGAAGAAGGGGACACTCATATTTATTCGGGGACCTCCGGTTGGGTTTCTACAGTGACTCGTAAACGAAAAGTGGACATCAATTCTAGAATCGCGTCCATCGTAGGCGCTCGTCCTGAGCATTATAATTACTTTGGCGAGCAGGAAACTTCCGGCAAATGTCTGCAATGGGTGAAAGATCATTTGGCTTTGGACGAGATCGACGTTTATTTGGAAAAAAGAAATGTGACTGAAGGCGCCGATGCCGTCCACGAAAGTTTATTCGCATTTCTATTAGAATCGATCAAAGAAACGCCTGCAGGAAGCGATGGAGTTATTTTTACCCCTTGGTTGCACGGGAATCGGTGTCCGTTTGAAGACCCTTTAGCGAAAGGGATGTTCTTTAATATCGGGCTAAATACCGGAAAAAGAAAACTCATTCGGGCGGTAATTGAAGGAATCGCATTTCATAAACGATGGATTTTGGAATTGTCCGAGAAAAATATTCCTTCTTCTAAAACGATTCGATTCGTAGGAGGCGTTGCTCGTTCGTCGATCGTTTGTCAGATTCTGGCCGATATAACGGGTAGAATTATTGAAACGACTGAGCATCCTCAAAATGCCGGGGCAACGGGGGCCGCAGCAATTGCGGCGCTTGGATTAGGTAAAATTGCTTCCTTTAAAGATATTCCGAATCTAATTTCCGTAAAGGACCGTTGGTTACCTAATCCGGCCAATAAGGCCGTTTACCAGAAAAACTTTGAAGTCTTTCGAGAGTTATATAGATCGAATCAGCGGCATTTTGCTCATTTGAACGGGTAG
- a CDS encoding adenylosuccinate synthase: MPATLVVGTQWGDEGKAKVIDYLSKDTDIIVRYQGGANAGHTVVVHGKKYVFHLVPSGVIYDQTVCVIGNGVVLDPAFFVEECDKLQAEGFPVYEKLLLSDSCHLLFPFHGLIDSARENNCSPERKIGTTKKGIGICYADKMMRIGLRVGDLLEDDFESRLKHLVDEKNYEIGKLYGIEEISTKEILESLKLFLSKVRKNIINTPYYLENQLKAGKKILLEGAQGTGLDVDFGTYPYVTSSNPTTGGAFIGSGIAFHHLKSVIGITKAYTTRVGEGPFPTELLGDAGEKLRTLGAEYGATTGRPRRCGWFDTEVLRHAVRINGLTSIALTKIDVLSAYDKIPVAVAYERNGKKLECFPSQGLEDVKVIYEEFPGWKTDITGIGDFDQLPSACKDYIRTLEKLIGVRIDLISTGPDRKDTIASGF; the protein is encoded by the coding sequence ATGCCCGCAACATTAGTAGTCGGAACCCAATGGGGTGACGAAGGCAAAGCAAAAGTAATCGATTATTTATCAAAAGATACGGATATCATCGTACGCTATCAAGGCGGAGCGAATGCCGGGCATACCGTCGTCGTCCATGGAAAAAAATACGTTTTTCATTTGGTTCCATCGGGGGTCATTTACGACCAAACGGTTTGCGTGATCGGTAACGGCGTCGTACTGGATCCTGCATTCTTCGTGGAAGAATGCGATAAATTGCAGGCGGAAGGATTTCCGGTTTATGAAAAACTTCTGCTCAGCGATTCCTGTCATTTACTTTTTCCGTTTCACGGTTTGATCGACTCGGCCCGAGAAAATAATTGCTCACCCGAGCGTAAAATCGGAACCACTAAGAAAGGAATCGGAATCTGTTACGCGGATAAGATGATGAGAATCGGTCTTCGAGTTGGAGACCTTTTGGAGGACGATTTCGAGTCCCGTTTGAAACATCTTGTAGACGAAAAGAATTATGAAATCGGAAAGTTGTACGGAATCGAAGAGATTTCCACGAAGGAAATCTTAGAATCTCTGAAGCTCTTTCTTTCGAAGGTTCGTAAGAATATTATAAATACGCCATACTACCTGGAAAATCAACTCAAGGCGGGAAAGAAAATCCTGCTGGAAGGCGCACAAGGTACCGGATTGGACGTAGACTTCGGAACCTATCCGTACGTAACGAGTTCTAATCCGACAACCGGAGGAGCCTTCATCGGATCCGGAATCGCTTTCCATCATCTGAAAAGCGTCATCGGAATCACAAAAGCTTATACCACTCGCGTGGGAGAAGGCCCTTTCCCGACGGAACTCCTCGGAGACGCGGGAGAAAAGCTTAGGACTTTAGGCGCGGAATACGGAGCTACGACGGGTCGTCCTCGCAGATGCGGCTGGTTTGATACGGAAGTTCTACGGCATGCTGTGAGAATTAACGGTCTTACTTCGATCGCATTGACGAAGATCGACGTTTTGTCGGCCTACGATAAGATTCCAGTCGCAGTCGCTTACGAAAGAAACGGCAAAAAATTGGAATGCTTTCCTTCCCAAGGACTTGAAGACGTAAAAGTCATTTATGAGGAATTTCCGGGTTGGAAGACCGATATAACCGGTATCGGAGATTTTGATCAATTACCGTCGGCCTGTAAGGATTATATTCGAACTTTGGAAAAATTGATCGGAGTTCGAATCGATTTGATTTCTACAGGACCGGATCGTAAGGATACGATCGCTTCCGGTTTTTAA
- a CDS encoding nuclear transport factor 2 family protein — translation MKLKSLIALSIFALTFLGFRTLMAKDSRKEAFNKRIVLEFYEAAINRKDYNQAAKFLGTKYVQHNQTAGDGKDGLRKFLTFLKEKFSDSHSEVKRIFTDGDYVILHVHAVREPGTKGIAIVDIFRVEDGKIVEHWDVHEEISATPANQNGMF, via the coding sequence ATGAAACTCAAATCGCTTATAGCTCTCTCAATTTTCGCTCTCACATTTCTCGGCTTTCGGACTCTTATGGCAAAAGATAGCAGGAAGGAAGCGTTTAATAAACGAATCGTTTTAGAATTTTATGAAGCTGCGATTAATCGAAAAGATTATAACCAAGCTGCAAAATTTTTAGGAACTAAATACGTTCAACATAACCAAACTGCGGGCGATGGAAAAGATGGACTTAGGAAATTTCTTACGTTCTTAAAGGAAAAATTTTCGGATTCTCACAGTGAAGTTAAGAGAATTTTCACCGATGGAGATTACGTAATCTTACACGTACATGCAGTTCGAGAACCGGGAACGAAAGGAATTGCGATCGTAGATATATTTCGCGTCGAAGACGGAAAGATCGTGGAACATTGGGACGTTCATGAGGAAATTTCTGCGACTCCGGCCAACCAAAACGGAATGTTTTAG
- a CDS encoding ATP phosphoribosyltransferase regulatory subunit, protein MTHNPPEFSEKKWIPDGFHFLGPDESLERRKLLDRLGAGLRSFGYSEVFLPSFDYSSSFLLTVSAEDSSALYRFRDSDGNEISPSVDLTVQAVKGMAGFAHRKENQRIFYQGKIFRDYGRTSGSRKEILQIGAENLGGSGSSAILKLLEEIGELFSALSLVSPLTIVLGNVNLFRSIVESVGLSSLEQRQLSFLLYRKNLPEIRSFLRKRKGDKILPVLETLCLGFSRESKDPVALFSNSDLPAESIEILTETREILSSIKTVSNLRYCLDFTLIPDLEYYTGFVFQGYLEGYSEPVVTGGAYDHLYELFSGIQKDACGYAINVDSLENV, encoded by the coding sequence ATGACACATAATCCTCCCGAGTTCAGCGAGAAGAAATGGATTCCGGACGGCTTTCACTTTCTTGGTCCGGACGAAAGTCTAGAAAGGCGGAAGCTTCTTGATCGGCTCGGCGCCGGATTACGTAGTTTCGGCTACTCGGAAGTTTTTTTACCTTCGTTTGATTACTCTTCTTCCTTTCTTCTTACCGTTTCCGCCGAAGATTCGAGCGCACTCTATCGCTTCAGAGATTCGGACGGAAATGAAATTTCGCCTAGTGTGGATCTGACCGTACAAGCCGTAAAGGGAATGGCCGGTTTTGCGCACCGCAAAGAAAACCAGCGCATCTTCTACCAAGGAAAAATTTTTCGGGACTACGGTCGTACAAGCGGATCTAGAAAAGAGATTCTGCAAATAGGCGCCGAAAACCTCGGCGGGTCCGGAAGTTCGGCTATTCTCAAACTTTTGGAGGAGATAGGGGAACTTTTTTCCGCTCTTTCTCTCGTCTCTCCCTTGACGATTGTTCTTGGAAACGTAAATCTCTTTCGCTCCATAGTGGAATCGGTCGGCCTTTCTTCTTTGGAGCAAAGACAGTTGTCCTTCTTGTTATACAGAAAAAATCTTCCCGAGATTCGATCTTTCTTACGCAAAAGAAAAGGCGATAAAATTCTACCTGTTTTAGAGACTCTTTGTCTTGGTTTCTCTCGGGAAAGCAAGGATCCTGTTGCTTTGTTCTCGAATTCCGATCTTCCGGCAGAATCCATCGAAATATTGACGGAAACCCGTGAGATTCTTTCTTCGATAAAAACCGTATCGAATCTTCGGTATTGCCTGGACTTTACGCTTATTCCGGATTTAGAATACTATACGGGCTTCGTGTTTCAGGGATATTTAGAAGGATATTCGGAACCGGTCGTTACGGGTGGCGCGTACGATCATCTCTATGAACTTTTTTCAGGAATACAAAAGGATGCCTGTGGCTACGCAATCAACGTGGATAGCCTAGAAAACGTGTGA
- a CDS encoding MFS transporter encodes MDDNQVKVYGYRWVVLALYSLITAIIQIQWLTFASIARDAKQFYGVTSFEIDLLSMIFLAVFVLMAIPASYIIDTYGIRIGIGIGAAVAGSLGLLKGLYAENFKVVVACQIGLAVAQPFIINAVTKVSVLWFPINERATAVALGTLAQFVGIIIVMIGTPLLIGGDQPEISRIPEAVLIYGIASFIGAALFLIFIKEKPLTSPSIHGEDTRIKVFAGLKHILGQKDMRKALLLFLIGLGIFNALSTCIDQICESKGLNVEQTGLVGGVMLISGIIGGVIFPPISDAIGKRQPFLIVSMIGFLPGILLLTFGTEYSVLLIGSFLIGFFLLGAGAPIGFQYCAEITSPAPESSSQGLLLLIGQISGIAFIVGLNVIGSLEFMKVFVALSLFNIILTFFLRESPMMDWSAKEKSSVLHK; translated from the coding sequence ATGGATGATAACCAAGTAAAGGTGTATGGATACAGATGGGTTGTTCTCGCGCTGTATTCCTTGATTACTGCCATCATCCAAATTCAGTGGCTTACTTTTGCTTCCATTGCAAGGGACGCGAAACAATTCTACGGGGTCACCTCTTTCGAAATCGATTTGCTTTCTATGATTTTCTTGGCGGTATTCGTTCTGATGGCAATACCGGCTTCCTATATCATCGATACGTATGGGATCCGAATCGGTATAGGAATAGGCGCAGCAGTTGCCGGGTCTTTGGGTTTACTAAAAGGATTGTACGCGGAAAATTTCAAAGTGGTTGTCGCTTGCCAAATCGGCTTAGCCGTTGCCCAACCTTTCATCATTAATGCGGTTACAAAAGTAAGCGTCCTTTGGTTTCCGATAAACGAACGGGCTACCGCCGTTGCACTTGGCACATTGGCCCAATTCGTAGGAATTATAATAGTAATGATCGGCACTCCGTTGCTGATAGGGGGAGATCAACCGGAAATCTCCAGAATTCCGGAAGCAGTTTTAATCTATGGAATCGCTTCTTTTATTGGAGCCGCGCTCTTTCTTATTTTTATAAAAGAAAAACCCCTAACATCACCGAGTATTCACGGAGAAGATACCAGAATCAAAGTCTTTGCGGGACTCAAACACATTCTTGGGCAGAAAGATATGCGAAAAGCTCTGCTACTGTTTCTTATCGGATTGGGAATCTTTAACGCTTTGAGTACCTGTATAGATCAAATCTGCGAAAGCAAAGGTTTAAATGTAGAGCAGACCGGACTCGTCGGCGGGGTTATGCTTATCTCGGGAATTATCGGGGGAGTCATATTTCCGCCTATCTCCGACGCAATCGGGAAACGCCAACCGTTTCTTATAGTATCGATGATCGGATTCTTACCGGGAATTCTACTCCTCACATTCGGAACGGAATATTCCGTTTTACTAATCGGATCTTTCTTAATCGGATTTTTCTTGTTAGGCGCCGGGGCGCCGATCGGTTTTCAATATTGCGCCGAAATTACTTCCCCTGCCCCCGAATCATCTTCCCAGGGCTTATTACTATTAATCGGTCAAATTTCCGGAATTGCTTTTATCGTAGGTTTAAATGTTATAGGCAGCCTGGAGTTCATGAAGGTATTCGTTGCTTTATCGTTATTTAATATAATTCTGACCTTTTTCCTGAGAGAATCCCCCATGATGGATTGGTCGGCAAAGGAGAAAAGCTCCGTGTTGCATAAATAG
- a CDS encoding TetR/AcrR family transcriptional regulator codes for MPTKYYSETFERIPEEKRNRILSVAIAEFANRGFTSANTNTIARKAGISVGSLFKYFETKEDFFLTAVGHGISQLERTLEKVIQEENDLFGKIESILRIIQRHSRENQDIIRLYNEMTSEGNSDLIRRLSSELESVSARIYTSLLSKAKKEGIIGKDIEEEIFAFCLDNLFMTLQFSYASEYYRERMKIYLGSNIFDQDEKVVEGLMKFIRRALAVN; via the coding sequence ATGCCAACGAAATATTACAGCGAAACATTTGAACGGATACCGGAAGAGAAGCGAAACCGGATTCTTTCGGTAGCCATTGCCGAATTTGCGAATCGCGGTTTTACCAGTGCAAACACCAATACGATCGCTCGGAAGGCCGGAATTAGCGTCGGCTCTCTATTTAAATACTTCGAAACAAAGGAAGATTTCTTTTTAACCGCGGTAGGTCACGGAATCAGTCAGCTTGAACGAACTTTGGAGAAAGTCATACAAGAGGAAAACGATCTTTTCGGAAAGATCGAAAGTATACTTCGTATTATTCAACGGCATTCCAGGGAAAACCAAGATATCATTAGGCTTTATAATGAGATGACTTCGGAAGGAAATTCGGATTTGATTCGCCGACTCTCATCCGAATTGGAAAGTGTTTCCGCCAGAATTTACACTTCATTACTGTCTAAAGCGAAAAAAGAGGGTATTATAGGCAAAGATATTGAAGAGGAAATTTTTGCGTTCTGTCTGGATAATTTATTCATGACGTTGCAATTTTCTTACGCTTCGGAATATTATAGGGAAAGAATGAAAATTTACCTTGGATCGAACATTTTCGATCAAGATGAGAAAGTCGTGGAAGGTTTGATGAAATTCATTCGCCGAGCATTGGCAGTCAATTAA